A DNA window from Ralstonia solanacearum K60 contains the following coding sequences:
- a CDS encoding DegT/DnrJ/EryC1/StrS family aminotransferase, producing the protein MLDTGFSPWPSFTPEEIAAAGAVLASNRVNYWTGNVCRAFEREFAAWLDVPHAVALANGTLALDVALKALDIGPGDEVVVTPRTFLASASSIVQAGATPIFADVDPDSQNITADTIRAVLTPRTKAVICVHLAGWPCDMDPIMALARKHGLAVIEDCAQAHGAVYKERAVGTIGDIGAWSFCQDKIMTTGGEGGMVTTHRRDLWERMWSYKDHGKSWEAVYERKHPVGFRWVHESFGTNWRMLEMQAAIGRIQLTRMPEWSRRRQANASVLAQALSTCAAVRVPWPSADITHAWYKFYAFVEPQQLAPGWTRDRILAEINAAGVPCYAGTCSEVYLEKAFEPTGWRPERRLPVAQRLGETSLMWLVHPTLTEAEMARMAEVSRAVLTMAARRAAA; encoded by the coding sequence ATGCTCGATACCGGATTCTCCCCCTGGCCCAGCTTCACCCCCGAAGAAATCGCGGCGGCCGGCGCCGTGCTGGCCTCCAACCGCGTCAACTACTGGACGGGCAACGTGTGCCGCGCCTTCGAGCGCGAGTTCGCCGCATGGCTGGATGTGCCGCACGCCGTGGCGCTGGCCAACGGCACGCTGGCGCTGGATGTCGCCCTCAAGGCGCTGGACATCGGCCCCGGCGACGAGGTGGTCGTCACGCCCCGGACGTTCCTGGCATCGGCGTCCAGCATCGTGCAGGCGGGCGCGACCCCGATCTTCGCCGACGTCGACCCGGACAGCCAGAACATCACCGCCGACACCATCCGGGCGGTGCTGACGCCGCGCACCAAGGCCGTGATCTGCGTGCATTTGGCAGGCTGGCCCTGCGACATGGACCCCATCATGGCGCTCGCGCGCAAACACGGCCTGGCAGTGATCGAAGATTGCGCCCAGGCGCACGGCGCGGTGTACAAGGAGCGCGCTGTCGGCACCATCGGCGATATCGGCGCGTGGTCGTTCTGCCAGGACAAGATCATGACCACCGGCGGCGAGGGTGGCATGGTGACCACCCACCGTCGCGACCTGTGGGAGCGGATGTGGTCGTACAAGGATCATGGCAAGTCGTGGGAGGCGGTCTATGAACGCAAGCACCCGGTGGGTTTCCGCTGGGTGCACGAGTCGTTCGGAACCAACTGGCGGATGCTGGAAATGCAGGCCGCCATCGGCCGCATCCAGCTCACACGCATGCCCGAGTGGAGCCGCCGGCGCCAAGCCAATGCATCGGTGCTCGCCCAGGCGCTGTCGACATGCGCAGCGGTGCGTGTGCCCTGGCCGTCTGCCGATATCACCCACGCCTGGTACAAGTTCTACGCCTTCGTCGAGCCGCAGCAACTCGCGCCGGGATGGACGCGGGACCGCATCCTGGCCGAGATCAACGCCGCCGGCGTGCCCTGCTATGCGGGAACGTGCTCGGAGGTCTATCTGGAAAAGGCGTTCGAGCCGACAGGCTGGCGTCCCGAGCGGCGGTTGCCCGTCGCTCAGCGGCTCGGCGAGACGAGCCTGATGTGGCTGGTGCATCCGACACTGACCGAGGCAGAGATGGCCCGCATGGCGGAGGTGTCCCGTGCCGTGCTGACGATGGCGGCGCGAAGGGCCGCCGC
- a CDS encoding acetyltransferase: MTLIGVYGASGFGREVMPLVREQMRAAGQPYEVVFVDDGADGGAGNGHRVLTYPQFLAEPVADKRLCFAIAASQVREKLAARAASDGIACLDVRAANTVVLDAVEIGTGAVLCPFVTLTSNVRIGKHFHANIYAYVAHDCVIGDYVTFAPGVKCNGNVVIEDHAYVGTGAVLKQGKPGAPLVIGKGAVVGMGAVVTRDVPAGTTVVGNPARPLVK; encoded by the coding sequence ATGACATTGATCGGTGTCTATGGCGCCAGCGGATTCGGCAGGGAGGTGATGCCGCTGGTGCGGGAACAGATGCGCGCGGCGGGGCAGCCGTACGAGGTGGTCTTCGTCGATGACGGCGCGGACGGCGGTGCCGGCAACGGGCACCGCGTGCTGACCTATCCGCAGTTCCTGGCCGAGCCCGTCGCCGACAAGCGGTTGTGCTTTGCGATCGCCGCCAGCCAGGTCCGCGAGAAGCTGGCAGCGCGCGCCGCCAGCGACGGCATCGCGTGCCTGGACGTGCGGGCGGCCAACACCGTCGTGCTGGATGCCGTGGAAATCGGCACCGGGGCCGTGCTCTGCCCGTTCGTGACGCTGACCAGCAATGTCCGCATCGGCAAGCACTTCCACGCCAACATCTATGCGTACGTTGCGCACGATTGCGTGATCGGCGACTACGTTACGTTCGCGCCGGGGGTCAAGTGCAACGGCAACGTCGTCATCGAGGACCATGCCTACGTGGGCACGGGCGCGGTGCTCAAGCAAGGCAAGCCCGGCGCGCCGCTGGTCATCGGCAAGGGCGCCGTGGTCGGCATGGGCGCCGTGGTGACCCGCGATGTGCCGGCCGGCACGACCGTCGTCGGCAATCCCGCCCGCCCCCTCGTCAAATAG
- a CDS encoding sugar transferase, whose product MLKRMFDIAVASLALVLLSPVLVLVYWRVRTRLGSPALFTQLRPGRAGRPFRMVKFRTMTDARAADGTPLSDAERLTPLGRMLRASSLDELPELWNVIRGDMSLVGPRPLLMDYLPLYTPSQARRHEVRPGITGWAQVNGRNALSWEQKFALDVWYVDHRSFWLDLRILGMTVRKVLKRDGISAAGEATMARFTGSDEAQRRG is encoded by the coding sequence ATGCTGAAGCGGATGTTCGATATTGCGGTGGCGAGCTTGGCGCTGGTGCTGCTGTCGCCCGTGCTGGTGCTGGTCTATTGGCGGGTGCGCACGCGCCTCGGATCGCCGGCCTTGTTCACGCAGTTGCGTCCCGGCCGGGCGGGTCGTCCGTTCCGCATGGTCAAGTTCCGCACCATGACGGACGCGCGCGCCGCGGACGGCACGCCGCTGTCCGATGCCGAGCGCCTGACGCCGCTTGGGCGGATGCTGCGCGCCAGCAGCCTCGACGAACTTCCCGAACTCTGGAATGTCATCCGCGGCGACATGAGCCTGGTCGGCCCACGTCCGCTGCTGATGGACTATCTGCCGCTCTACACGCCCTCGCAGGCGCGGCGGCACGAGGTGCGCCCGGGCATCACCGGCTGGGCGCAGGTCAACGGGCGCAATGCGCTGTCGTGGGAACAGAAGTTCGCGCTCGATGTCTGGTATGTGGATCACCGCTCGTTCTGGCTGGACCTGCGGATCCTGGGCATGACGGTGCGCAAGGTGCTCAAGCGCGACGGCATCAGCGCGGCAGGAGAGGCCACCATGGCACGTTTTACTGGCAGTGATGAAGCACAACGGAGAGGATGA
- a CDS encoding glycosyltransferase family 4 protein, with the protein MRVLYFHQHFCTPRGAAGIRSYEMARRLLHHGHEVTMVCGSYAGGHTGLSGDFQRGRREGMVDGIRVIEFNLAYSNADGFVRRSAMFFRFALRSIGLALTAPYDVLFATTTPLTAGIPGIFARWLRGKPFVFEVRDLWPELPRAMGVIRNRAVLRALDWLEWASYRSAHRLIGLSPGIVEGIARRGVPRERIASVPNGCDLGIFSNPAEPWRPEGVEPGHLMAVFAGTHGVANGLDAVLDAAAVLKRRGRDDIRLVLIGQGKCKPALIEQARSLGLDNVVFHDPVNKARMAGLLASADLGLQILANVPAFYYGTSPNKFFDYIAAGLPVLNNYPGWLAELITGHGCGFAVPPGEPAAFADALEQAADQRDRLAEMGACAKALAAGQFDRERLADRFVEWLEGAFEGKRVEVRTRDAG; encoded by the coding sequence ATGAGAGTCCTCTACTTCCATCAGCATTTCTGCACGCCGCGCGGGGCTGCCGGTATCCGCTCTTATGAGATGGCGCGCCGGCTGCTGCATCACGGCCATGAGGTCACCATGGTGTGCGGCAGCTATGCCGGTGGCCATACCGGCCTGAGCGGCGACTTCCAGCGCGGGCGCCGGGAAGGCATGGTCGACGGCATCCGCGTGATCGAGTTCAACCTCGCGTATTCCAATGCCGACGGGTTCGTCCGGCGCTCGGCCATGTTCTTCCGCTTCGCGCTGCGCAGCATCGGCCTGGCGCTGACCGCGCCCTACGACGTCCTGTTCGCGACCACTACGCCGCTGACGGCGGGCATTCCCGGCATCTTCGCGCGCTGGCTGCGCGGCAAGCCGTTCGTGTTCGAGGTCCGGGACCTGTGGCCGGAGCTGCCGCGCGCCATGGGGGTGATCCGCAATCGCGCTGTGCTGCGGGCGCTGGACTGGCTGGAGTGGGCCTCCTACCGGTCCGCCCATCGGCTGATCGGCCTGTCGCCCGGCATCGTCGAGGGCATCGCCCGGCGCGGTGTGCCGCGCGAGCGCATCGCCAGCGTGCCCAATGGCTGCGACCTGGGCATCTTCTCCAACCCGGCCGAGCCGTGGCGGCCGGAGGGCGTGGAGCCGGGGCATCTGATGGCCGTGTTTGCCGGCACGCACGGCGTGGCCAACGGACTCGATGCCGTGCTCGACGCGGCGGCGGTGCTCAAGCGGCGCGGGCGCGACGACATCCGCCTGGTCCTGATCGGCCAAGGCAAGTGCAAGCCGGCTCTGATCGAGCAGGCACGCAGTCTGGGTCTCGACAACGTGGTGTTCCACGATCCGGTCAACAAGGCACGGATGGCCGGCCTGCTGGCCTCGGCGGACCTGGGGCTGCAGATCCTGGCCAATGTGCCGGCGTTCTACTACGGCACCTCGCCCAACAAGTTCTTCGACTACATCGCCGCGGGCCTGCCGGTGCTGAACAACTATCCCGGCTGGCTGGCGGAGTTGATCACCGGACACGGCTGCGGTTTCGCAGTGCCGCCGGGCGAGCCGGCCGCGTTTGCCGATGCGCTGGAACAGGCTGCCGACCAGCGCGATCGCCTCGCGGAAATGGGCGCGTGCGCCAAAGCGCTGGCTGCCGGGCAATTCGATCGCGAGCGCCTGGCCGACCGCTTTGTCGAATGGCTGGAGGGCGCGTTCGAAGGCAAGCGCGTCGAGGTGAGGACCCGCGATGCGGGCTGA
- a CDS encoding heparinase II/III family protein, producing MRRPLVLARTAFALGLPSLARALRYRIGLKLGLNPVRRLRAEIPAGAFFPENRIKAAPDGLVGGAPEDAAAMRYFGWYQPALHEEPDWHRNPFNGARVTEPSQPWWQIADFDPAVGDIKAIWEASRFDWALVLAQQAVLGRPQAMTQFNAWLTSWARANPPYLGPNWKCGQEASIRVMHLAMASLVLGQQLLAAPALIALVRTHLQRIAPTLGYAIAQDNNHGTSEAAALFIGGSWLAAQGDPAGRRWQQTGIRWLENRARKLIADDGSFSQHSVMYHRVMLDTYSMAEVWRRHWSLPAFSAQLQARLGVASNWLYQMIDRATGDAPNLGANDGARLLPLTATDHRDFRPSVQLACALFQRADAFGWEGAWSDTQRWLGVPRPEQRLPPARSTHMEAGGYGLLRYGRAFALFNLPHHRHRPSQADALHVDFWLGGKNLLRDAGSFSYASAESAGYFSGTASHNTVQFDQRDQMPRLGRFLFGAWLKARDVVPVTQLAEGVTCAAGYRDWQGASHHRALTLNRKSLRVVDRVSGFRHSAVLRWRLCPGAQLSGNVVQGELGQLTVSADVPIRRIELTSGMESRYYLQTEPIPVLEVELDRPGTLTTEFHFLP from the coding sequence ATGAGGCGCCCCCTTGTTCTGGCACGCACCGCGTTCGCGCTCGGCTTGCCGAGCCTGGCGCGGGCCCTGCGCTATCGCATCGGCTTGAAGCTGGGCCTCAATCCGGTGCGCCGGCTGCGGGCCGAGATTCCAGCGGGCGCCTTCTTCCCCGAGAACCGGATCAAGGCGGCGCCGGACGGCCTGGTCGGCGGTGCCCCCGAGGATGCCGCCGCGATGCGCTATTTCGGGTGGTATCAGCCCGCGCTGCATGAGGAGCCGGACTGGCATCGCAACCCGTTCAACGGTGCCCGGGTCACGGAGCCCTCGCAGCCATGGTGGCAGATTGCCGACTTCGACCCCGCCGTGGGCGACATCAAGGCGATCTGGGAGGCTTCGCGCTTCGACTGGGCCCTCGTTCTCGCGCAGCAAGCGGTGCTCGGCCGGCCCCAGGCCATGACCCAGTTCAATGCGTGGCTGACCTCCTGGGCGAGGGCCAATCCGCCGTATCTCGGCCCCAACTGGAAGTGCGGGCAGGAGGCCTCGATTCGCGTCATGCACCTGGCGATGGCCTCGCTGGTGCTGGGGCAGCAGCTCTTGGCGGCGCCCGCGCTGATCGCGCTGGTGCGTACGCACCTGCAGCGCATTGCGCCGACGCTCGGCTATGCCATCGCCCAGGACAACAACCACGGCACCTCGGAGGCGGCCGCGCTGTTCATCGGCGGGAGCTGGCTGGCGGCGCAGGGTGATCCGGCCGGCCGCCGATGGCAGCAGACCGGCATCCGCTGGCTGGAGAACCGGGCGCGCAAGCTGATCGCCGACGATGGCAGCTTCAGCCAGCACTCGGTCATGTATCACCGTGTCATGCTGGATACCTATTCCATGGCCGAAGTGTGGCGTCGGCATTGGAGCCTGCCGGCGTTCTCCGCGCAACTGCAGGCCCGGCTGGGCGTGGCCAGCAACTGGCTGTACCAGATGATCGACCGCGCCACCGGCGATGCGCCCAATCTTGGCGCCAACGACGGGGCGCGCCTGCTGCCGCTGACCGCCACCGATCACCGCGACTTCAGGCCCTCGGTGCAGCTTGCCTGTGCATTGTTCCAGCGTGCCGATGCCTTCGGCTGGGAGGGCGCCTGGAGCGATACCCAGCGCTGGCTCGGCGTGCCGCGGCCCGAACAGCGTTTGCCGCCCGCGCGCTCGACCCACATGGAGGCGGGCGGCTACGGGCTGCTGCGCTACGGCCGCGCCTTCGCGCTGTTCAACCTGCCGCACCATCGCCATCGTCCCAGCCAGGCGGACGCCCTGCATGTCGATTTCTGGCTCGGTGGCAAGAACCTGCTGCGTGATGCCGGCAGCTTCAGCTACGCGAGCGCGGAATCGGCCGGCTATTTCAGCGGCACCGCGAGCCATAACACCGTGCAGTTCGATCAACGCGATCAGATGCCGCGCCTGGGCCGCTTTCTGTTCGGTGCATGGCTCAAGGCGCGCGACGTGGTACCGGTGACCCAGTTGGCCGAAGGCGTGACATGCGCCGCGGGCTACCGCGACTGGCAGGGGGCCTCGCACCACCGGGCGCTCACGCTCAATCGCAAGAGCCTGCGTGTGGTGGATCGCGTGAGCGGCTTCCGGCACAGCGCGGTGCTGCGCTGGCGGCTGTGTCCGGGGGCGCAACTGTCGGGCAATGTCGTGCAGGGCGAGTTGGGCCAACTGACGGTCTCGGCGGATGTGCCGATCCGGCGCATCGAGCTGACCAGTGGCATGGAGTCCCGCTATTACCTCCAGACGGAGCCGATTCCCGTGCTGGAGGTCGAGCTCGATCGACCCGGTACGCTCACCACGGAGTTCCATTTCCTGCCATGA
- a CDS encoding bi-domain-containing oxidoreductase → MRQILQDLGSGVTNIMEAPCMAASPGTIVSTTRATLISAGTERMLVDFGRASLLEKARQQPEKVKMVLNKIATDGLSTTLSAVRAKLNQPIPLGYCNVGTVHAVGSGVEGFKVGERVVSNGSHADVVRVPRNLCARIPDEVDDESAVFTVVAAIALQGIRLAEPTLGETFVVTGVGLIGLLAVQLLRAHGCRVLAIDFDSEKLKLAEQFGAETCNPGMREDPVAAGLAFSRGRGVDGVIITASTASSEPVTQAAQMCRKRGRIVLVGVTGLELNRADFYEKELSFQVSCSYGPGRYDPAYEEQGRDYPLGFVRWTEQRNFEAVLDMLADGRLNVLPLITHRIPFEEAPRAYDLLSSDKSALGLVLQYKAPPPSTFARRLALIDAPPVFDPAQPICAFIGAGNYASRVLMPAFRKAGAQLHSVVTSGGVSGVIHGKPQGFSEASTDVDEVLRDPHVNLIAVATRHSSHASLVIKALRAQKHVFVEKPLALTLEEITEVKSAYTSAHATGHAAHLMVGFNRRFAPQVVRMKALLSQLNEPKSFIMTMNAGAIPPQHWTQDIVRGAVASSARPATLLT, encoded by the coding sequence ATGCGACAAATTTTGCAGGATCTCGGCTCAGGCGTGACCAATATCATGGAGGCGCCGTGCATGGCGGCCAGCCCGGGGACGATCGTCTCCACGACGCGGGCCACGCTGATCTCCGCCGGCACCGAGCGCATGCTGGTGGATTTCGGCCGCGCCTCGCTGCTGGAGAAGGCGCGACAGCAGCCCGAAAAGGTCAAGATGGTGCTGAACAAAATCGCCACCGATGGCCTGTCCACCACGCTCAGTGCCGTGCGCGCGAAGCTGAACCAGCCGATCCCGCTGGGCTATTGCAATGTCGGCACCGTGCACGCCGTGGGCTCCGGTGTGGAGGGCTTCAAGGTCGGCGAGCGGGTCGTGTCGAACGGCTCGCATGCCGACGTGGTGCGCGTTCCGCGCAACCTCTGCGCGCGCATTCCGGACGAGGTGGATGACGAGTCCGCCGTTTTCACCGTCGTCGCGGCCATTGCGCTGCAGGGCATCCGCCTGGCCGAGCCCACGCTGGGGGAGACCTTCGTTGTCACCGGCGTGGGCCTGATCGGCCTGCTGGCCGTACAACTGCTGCGGGCCCATGGCTGCCGGGTGCTGGCCATCGATTTCGACTCGGAGAAGCTGAAGCTGGCCGAGCAGTTCGGAGCGGAAACCTGCAACCCCGGCATGCGCGAAGATCCGGTCGCGGCGGGGCTGGCGTTCAGCCGTGGCCGGGGGGTCGACGGCGTCATCATCACGGCCTCCACGGCATCGAGCGAACCGGTGACCCAGGCGGCGCAGATGTGCCGCAAGCGCGGGCGCATCGTGCTGGTGGGCGTGACGGGCCTGGAGCTGAACCGGGCGGACTTCTATGAGAAGGAGCTGTCGTTCCAGGTGTCCTGCTCGTACGGGCCGGGCCGCTACGACCCGGCGTACGAGGAGCAGGGGCGCGATTATCCGCTGGGCTTCGTGCGCTGGACGGAGCAGCGCAACTTCGAGGCGGTGCTCGACATGCTGGCCGACGGTCGCCTCAATGTGCTCCCGCTGATCACGCATCGCATTCCGTTCGAAGAGGCGCCGCGTGCCTACGACCTGCTGAGCAGCGACAAATCCGCGCTGGGCCTCGTGCTGCAGTACAAGGCGCCGCCGCCGAGCACGTTCGCGCGCCGGCTGGCGCTGATCGATGCGCCGCCCGTGTTCGATCCCGCGCAACCGATCTGCGCCTTCATCGGTGCCGGCAACTACGCCTCCCGGGTGCTGATGCCCGCGTTCCGGAAGGCCGGTGCGCAGTTGCACAGCGTGGTGACCTCCGGCGGCGTGAGCGGCGTCATCCACGGCAAGCCCCAGGGATTCTCCGAGGCTTCCACGGATGTCGACGAGGTGCTGCGCGACCCGCACGTCAACCTGATCGCCGTGGCCACGCGCCACAGCTCGCACGCCTCGCTGGTGATCAAGGCGTTGCGCGCGCAGAAGCATGTGTTTGTCGAAAAGCCGCTGGCGCTCACACTGGAGGAAATCACCGAGGTCAAGTCGGCTTACACCTCGGCGCATGCGACCGGCCACGCCGCGCACCTGATGGTGGGGTTCAACCGGCGCTTCGCGCCGCAGGTGGTCCGGATGAAAGCGCTGCTGTCGCAGTTGAACGAGCCGAAGTCATTCATCATGACCATGAATGCCGGGGCCATTCCGCCGCAGCACTGGACGCAGGACATCGTCAGGGGGGCGGTCGCATCATCGGCGAGGCCTGCCACTTTATTGACCTGA
- a CDS encoding acyltransferase, which yields MKYFAVVVFETVMRLLFSLPRFRLANALKSGFLRLCGASVGRHVVFYPGVWICTGRNLRVGDHVDFALDVLVTSDGGVRIGDRTLIGYRAQILSSNHAIPAGRGRIFGAGHVRKAVEIGADVWIGANCVVLPGVTIGDGAVVAAGSIVTKDVPAYSVVGGCPAKPIKMRD from the coding sequence ATGAAGTACTTCGCCGTGGTGGTGTTCGAGACCGTCATGCGATTGTTGTTTTCGCTGCCGAGGTTCCGCTTGGCCAACGCGCTCAAGAGCGGTTTCCTGCGGCTGTGCGGTGCGAGCGTCGGCCGGCACGTGGTGTTCTATCCGGGCGTCTGGATCTGCACTGGCCGCAACCTGCGCGTGGGCGACCACGTCGACTTCGCGCTGGACGTGCTGGTCACCTCGGATGGCGGCGTGCGCATCGGCGACCGCACGCTGATCGGCTACCGCGCCCAGATCCTGTCGAGCAACCACGCGATCCCGGCGGGGCGCGGCCGCATCTTCGGTGCCGGCCATGTCCGCAAGGCGGTGGAGATCGGCGCGGATGTGTGGATCGGCGCGAACTGCGTGGTTCTCCCCGGCGTGACCATCGGGGACGGCGCGGTGGTGGCCGCCGGCAGCATCGTCACCAAGGATGTGCCTGCTTATAGCGTGGTCGGCGGATGTCCGGCCAAACCCATCAAGATGAGGGACTAG
- a CDS encoding glycosyltransferase family 4 protein encodes MSLLINLIPLEAGGGLQNACSFLLAAPLGRDCEVHARRLKSIQSALAKREIPLKSIPHGAMYRLRAEWGISRKGDGKQVCFTLFGPPPVFSKGRLINVVGCAYANLFYPELDFWSNHKGLARLKKTVIDWYRRWGIARADYWIFETEAIARRAIELFSFPPERVFVVRMAPSRLVLESVTTRTFPELPTDRFLTLYLAGPHPNKRIGSLIDVALALHARADTRFCFVLTLPPDAPQTRQLMEQIARYGLERYFVNVGTVKPEHAGALIRRCHAMCNLARLESFSSNFVEAWAMRKPLLVTDADWSRASCADGAVYVHPERSQTIVAALRRLQEDKDFYAAVIARGADVLETYPSAEQKAEHYLEIIRRQDLSSYRGTSVWRKRVAQQ; translated from the coding sequence ATGAGTCTATTGATCAATCTCATTCCGCTGGAGGCCGGAGGCGGCCTGCAGAATGCATGCAGCTTTCTTCTGGCGGCCCCGCTTGGCCGTGACTGCGAGGTGCACGCGCGGCGCCTGAAGTCCATCCAGTCGGCCCTGGCCAAGCGGGAGATTCCGCTCAAAAGTATTCCCCACGGCGCGATGTACCGGCTGCGCGCGGAATGGGGCATTTCCCGCAAGGGCGACGGCAAGCAGGTGTGCTTCACGCTGTTCGGGCCGCCGCCGGTGTTCAGCAAGGGCCGTCTGATCAATGTGGTCGGCTGCGCCTACGCCAACCTGTTCTATCCCGAGCTCGATTTCTGGAGTAACCACAAGGGGCTTGCCCGCCTGAAGAAGACGGTGATCGACTGGTACCGGAGATGGGGCATCGCCCGTGCTGACTACTGGATCTTCGAGACCGAGGCCATTGCGCGGCGGGCGATCGAGCTGTTCTCCTTTCCGCCCGAACGAGTGTTCGTGGTGCGCATGGCGCCCAGCCGGCTGGTGCTGGAATCGGTGACGACGCGCACCTTCCCGGAGCTGCCGACGGACCGCTTTCTCACGCTCTATCTGGCGGGGCCGCATCCCAACAAGCGGATCGGCAGTCTCATCGATGTTGCCCTGGCCTTGCATGCCCGCGCCGATACCCGTTTCTGCTTCGTCCTGACCCTGCCGCCCGATGCCCCGCAGACTCGGCAACTGATGGAGCAGATCGCCCGGTATGGCCTGGAGCGCTACTTCGTCAACGTGGGCACGGTCAAGCCGGAACATGCCGGTGCGCTGATCCGGCGCTGCCACGCCATGTGCAACCTGGCGCGGCTGGAGAGCTTCAGCAGCAACTTCGTGGAAGCCTGGGCGATGCGCAAGCCGTTGCTGGTCACGGATGCGGACTGGTCCCGGGCGTCGTGCGCGGATGGCGCGGTCTACGTGCATCCGGAGCGGTCGCAGACCATCGTCGCTGCTTTGCGGCGGCTTCAGGAGGACAAGGATTTCTACGCGGCGGTCATTGCGCGCGGCGCCGATGTGCTGGAAACCTACCCGTCTGCCGAGCAGAAGGCGGAGCACTACCTGGAGATCATCCGCCGCCAGGATCTGTCGAGCTATCGCGGGACGTCGGTCTGGCGCAAGCGGGTGGCGCAGCAATGA
- a CDS encoding EpsG family protein: protein MKYSAPIRLNALSAIVSHHGVLVVIGMLLAVPMAFPLFPIAATYCAAILAILLPLGRLQHVLATASSIAFAWLLTLRNPSRGLVEAGLGDDALHYMNAFYEFQQNYCCSPLDVLKTGIRSAGGGEPIFWYLSYGVAKLFDTPLMVWAILIFISLMLVWIAIYRSTERFAYVVFVAYLSTITLYALQGSAIRQAVAAGLVMVALDLLIRRRLVWAACVGLLAAGTHSSAAALLLVCATVMLFLSKDYGMLARKASWLGQLGRLLVLLVLAVAAVAFGSAEFVMSKIQARLSENQTGSAWEFQLAVEAVLACLFAWLFRMKLPREEKLTYFLFVLLCASTSFFAPAVGARLFRYTYCFYIVYLCVFFFAREGESLGQKKTLASLLFLASLGWAFYIVDVRYQGLFVSGGVIDHFLAGPFF, encoded by the coding sequence ATGAAGTACAGCGCGCCTATTCGACTGAATGCCCTCAGTGCGATCGTGTCCCACCATGGGGTGCTGGTCGTCATCGGCATGCTGCTGGCCGTGCCGATGGCCTTTCCCCTGTTCCCTATCGCCGCGACGTACTGCGCGGCGATCCTGGCGATCCTGCTTCCGCTCGGGCGGTTGCAGCATGTGCTGGCCACCGCTTCGTCGATCGCCTTTGCGTGGCTGCTGACCCTGCGCAATCCGTCGCGGGGGCTGGTGGAGGCCGGTCTGGGCGACGATGCGCTGCATTACATGAACGCGTTCTACGAGTTCCAGCAGAACTACTGCTGCAGCCCGCTGGATGTCCTCAAGACGGGCATCCGCAGCGCCGGTGGCGGTGAGCCGATCTTCTGGTACCTCTCGTATGGCGTGGCCAAGCTGTTCGATACGCCGCTGATGGTCTGGGCGATCCTGATCTTCATCTCGCTGATGCTGGTCTGGATTGCGATCTATCGCAGTACCGAGCGCTTTGCCTACGTGGTGTTCGTGGCCTACCTGTCGACCATCACGCTGTATGCGCTGCAGGGTTCCGCCATCCGGCAGGCGGTCGCGGCCGGCCTGGTGATGGTGGCGCTGGATCTGTTGATCCGAAGAAGGCTGGTGTGGGCGGCCTGCGTCGGCCTGCTCGCGGCGGGCACGCACAGCAGTGCCGCCGCGCTGCTGCTGGTCTGTGCCACCGTGATGCTGTTCCTGTCCAAGGATTACGGGATGCTCGCGCGCAAAGCGTCGTGGCTTGGTCAGTTGGGCCGGCTGCTCGTGCTGCTCGTGCTGGCGGTGGCGGCGGTGGCGTTCGGGTCGGCGGAATTCGTCATGTCGAAGATCCAGGCGCGGCTGTCGGAGAACCAGACCGGTTCGGCGTGGGAGTTCCAGCTCGCGGTCGAAGCCGTGCTGGCCTGCCTGTTCGCGTGGCTGTTCCGGATGAAGCTGCCGCGTGAAGAAAAGTTGACCTACTTCCTTTTTGTCCTGCTTTGCGCGTCGACAAGCTTTTTCGCGCCGGCGGTGGGGGCAAGACTGTTTCGGTATACGTATTGTTTTTACATTGTCTATTTGTGCGTGTTCTTCTTTGCACGGGAAGGCGAAAGCCTGGGGCAAAAGAAGACGCTGGCATCGCTGCTGTTCCTGGCTTCGCTGGGGTGGGCCTTTTACATCGTGGATGTCAGATACCAGGGGCTGTTTGTTTCCGGTGGCGTCATCGACCATTTCCTGGCCGGTCCGTTTTTTTAA